From Hartmannibacter diazotrophicus, a single genomic window includes:
- a CDS encoding methyltransferase family protein has translation MDRGLFVTFLEVSPAAAWIVFVVFWMWSARESKPRQARHGSTMARLFLLLRFVAVAVLFLPLPFYAGTWLDWSVFPHGVPILALGAALTVAGIAFACWARVHIGRNWSGEVDFKQGHELVMSGPYRFVRHPIYTGLLLAFVGTALSLGAVRGFVALAIVLITFWRKLQVEERWMTQHFGSAYETYKARTKALIPGIL, from the coding sequence ATGGACCGAGGACTTTTCGTGACGTTCCTGGAGGTGAGCCCGGCGGCCGCCTGGATCGTCTTCGTGGTCTTCTGGATGTGGAGCGCGCGCGAGTCCAAGCCCCGGCAGGCACGCCACGGCTCGACCATGGCGCGCCTTTTTCTGCTTCTGCGCTTTGTCGCGGTCGCCGTGCTGTTTCTGCCCCTGCCGTTCTATGCGGGCACCTGGCTCGACTGGTCCGTTTTCCCGCACGGCGTGCCCATCCTCGCCCTTGGCGCGGCTCTGACCGTGGCCGGCATCGCCTTCGCCTGCTGGGCGCGCGTGCATATCGGGCGCAACTGGAGCGGCGAGGTCGACTTCAAGCAGGGCCATGAACTCGTCATGAGCGGCCCCTATCGCTTCGTCCGCCACCCGATCTACACAGGCCTGCTGTTGGCCTTCGTCGGCACGGCGCTCAGCCTGGGAGCCGTGCGGGGCTTCGTCGCCTTGGCCATTGTCCTCATCACCTTCTGGCGCAAACTGCAGGTGGAGGAGCGATGGATGACCCAGCATTTCGGTAGCGCCTATGAGACCTACAAGGCGCGGACAAAGGCCCTCATCCCCGGCATTCTTTAG
- a CDS encoding patatin-like phospholipase family protein: MTLRIGVALGGGGARGLAHVHVLEALDELGLQPSAISGCSIGAIIGAGRAAGLTGKDLHEVVAATFRNAGEVWSRVWQLRPKRLGDIFTSGFSQFDAERTVEIFVPEVVPYDFKYLSIPFSVVTTDFYECRECEFTDGPLRAAIAASIAIPVVFRPVEINNRVYIDGGVSNPLPFDKLPADVDISIAVDVVGGPVRRPGRNRPSATEAVFGASQILMQSVLAEKLKTRHPDILIKPPVDAFRVLDFMKASAILKATQPIKDEVKRKVEALLEQREAAE, from the coding sequence ATGACCCTTCGGATCGGCGTTGCACTCGGAGGCGGCGGAGCGCGGGGCCTTGCCCATGTGCATGTGCTCGAGGCTCTCGACGAACTTGGCCTGCAGCCCTCCGCGATCAGCGGCTGCTCGATCGGGGCGATCATCGGCGCGGGCCGCGCGGCGGGCCTGACCGGCAAGGACCTTCACGAGGTCGTTGCAGCGACCTTCCGCAATGCCGGCGAGGTCTGGTCGCGGGTCTGGCAATTGAGGCCCAAGCGTCTCGGCGACATCTTCACGTCGGGCTTTTCGCAGTTCGACGCCGAACGGACGGTGGAAATCTTCGTACCCGAGGTAGTCCCCTACGACTTCAAATACCTGTCGATCCCCTTTTCCGTGGTGACGACCGACTTCTACGAATGCCGCGAATGCGAGTTCACCGACGGACCGCTGCGGGCGGCAATCGCCGCGTCGATCGCGATCCCGGTGGTCTTCCGCCCTGTCGAGATCAACAACCGTGTCTATATCGACGGCGGTGTCTCCAATCCGCTGCCCTTCGACAAATTGCCGGCCGACGTCGACATCTCGATCGCGGTCGACGTGGTCGGCGGTCCAGTGCGACGGCCTGGACGAAACCGTCCGTCCGCCACCGAGGCGGTGTTCGGGGCCAGCCAGATCCTGATGCAGTCGGTTCTGGCGGAAAAGCTGAAGACGCGGCATCCCGACATCCTGATCAAGCCGCCGGTCGACGCCTTCAGGGTGCTCGATTTCATGAAGGCCAGCGCCATCCTCAAGGCAACGCAGCCGATCAAGGACGAGGTCAAGCGCAAGGTCGAGGCCTTGCTGGAACAGCGCGAGGCGGCGGAATAA
- a CDS encoding alpha/beta hydrolase, which produces MFPTTLAIATLARHLFEETGASKAMTGDGDLFQGFDTETIKIDEARIHLRLGGEGQPVLLLHGYPQTHAMWHRIAGELAQTHRLIIPDIPGYGRSTTSEGGPPHTAHSKRRMGEILVRLMGQLGHERFAVIGHDRGGRVGYRMALDYPDRVARLAVLDILPTLDYWEAMDRAFALKVYHWPFLAQPAPLPEHLIGADPVFYLDWTIASWTASRDLSAFDPRVIADYRTAFSNPSVIHAACEDYRAGATIDVEYDRQDRDEGRRILCPLLAIWGKAGIPSHDGEADDGEADDGGGVLSVWRRWALDVRGTGVNAGHFVAEENPVETLAALSPFLMDYAMEALLT; this is translated from the coding sequence TTGTTTCCTACAACCCTTGCCATTGCCACTCTGGCGCGCCACCTTTTTGAGGAAACGGGTGCGAGCAAGGCCATGACCGGCGACGGCGATCTTTTTCAGGGGTTCGACACGGAAACGATCAAGATCGACGAGGCTCGTATCCATCTGCGTCTCGGCGGCGAAGGACAACCCGTTCTCCTCCTGCACGGCTATCCGCAGACCCACGCGATGTGGCACCGGATCGCGGGCGAACTCGCTCAGACGCACCGGCTCATCATCCCTGACATTCCCGGCTATGGCCGCAGCACAACCTCCGAAGGCGGACCGCCGCATACCGCGCATTCCAAACGGCGGATGGGCGAAATCCTCGTCAGGCTCATGGGGCAACTCGGCCACGAGCGCTTTGCCGTCATCGGCCATGATCGCGGCGGACGGGTCGGATACCGGATGGCGCTGGACTATCCCGACCGGGTTGCCCGGCTTGCCGTTCTCGATATCCTGCCCACGCTCGACTACTGGGAAGCGATGGACCGCGCCTTCGCGCTCAAGGTCTATCACTGGCCCTTCCTCGCACAGCCCGCGCCCTTGCCCGAGCATCTCATCGGCGCCGACCCGGTCTTCTATCTCGACTGGACCATCGCGAGCTGGACGGCGAGCCGCGACCTTTCCGCCTTCGATCCACGCGTCATCGCCGACTATCGGACAGCGTTTTCAAACCCTTCGGTCATCCACGCGGCCTGCGAGGACTACCGGGCGGGTGCGACGATCGACGTCGAGTACGACCGGCAGGACCGTGACGAGGGACGGCGGATCCTCTGCCCCCTGCTCGCCATCTGGGGCAAGGCCGGCATTCCCTCCCATGACGGTGAGGCCGATGATGGTGAAGCTGACGACGGTGGGGGCGTGCTTTCGGTCTGGCGGCGCTGGGCGTTGGACGTTCGTGGAACCGGAGTCAATGCCGGGCATTTCGTTGCCGAGGAAAATCCGGTAGAGACGCTTGCGGCGCTGTCGCCCTTCCTCATGGACTATGCGATGGAGGCGCTCCTGACATGA
- the purD gene encoding phosphoribosylamine--glycine ligase yields MHVLLIGSGGREHAMAWKLTQSPRLTRLSIAPGNAGMTPLGTLVALDPADHDAVIAYCKTEGVDFVVVGPEAPLVAGLVDDLASAGIKAFGPSRAAAQLEGSKAFTKALCDEARVPTAAYGRFSDAASARAYLEKTGAPIVVKADGLAAGKGVVVAETLEDALAAVDACFEGAFGAAGAEVVIEEMLVGEEASFFAICDGTTALPLGSAQDHKRAFDGDKGPNTGGMGAYTPAPVMTPAMEAKVMAEMIEPTIRTLAARGTPFTGILFAGLMISPEGPKLIEYNVRFGDPETEVLLPLMESDLLDLMLAASEGKLSGREARFADKTALTVVMATKGYPGSYPKGSVIGGLDEAAKVDGVTVFHAGTAEKDGAIVANGGRVLTVTAIGDSVAEARERAYAAIDRIDWPEGFCRKDIAWRAL; encoded by the coding sequence ATGCACGTTCTCCTGATCGGCTCCGGCGGGCGCGAACATGCGATGGCGTGGAAACTGACGCAGTCTCCACGGCTCACGCGCCTGTCGATCGCGCCCGGCAATGCCGGCATGACGCCGCTCGGAACGCTCGTTGCCCTCGATCCGGCCGACCACGACGCGGTCATCGCCTATTGCAAGACCGAAGGCGTCGACTTCGTGGTTGTCGGACCAGAAGCGCCGCTGGTGGCCGGGCTCGTCGACGACCTCGCCAGTGCGGGCATCAAGGCCTTCGGCCCCTCCAGGGCGGCAGCGCAGCTTGAGGGTTCCAAGGCCTTCACCAAGGCGCTGTGCGACGAGGCCAGGGTTCCGACCGCCGCCTACGGACGCTTCTCGGATGCGGCCTCGGCCCGCGCCTATTTGGAAAAGACGGGCGCGCCGATCGTCGTGAAGGCCGATGGTCTTGCGGCCGGCAAGGGCGTCGTCGTCGCCGAAACGCTCGAGGATGCGCTGGCCGCCGTCGACGCCTGCTTCGAGGGGGCCTTCGGGGCCGCCGGAGCGGAAGTCGTCATCGAGGAGATGCTTGTCGGTGAAGAGGCGAGCTTCTTTGCCATCTGCGACGGCACCACGGCGCTGCCGCTCGGTTCCGCCCAGGATCACAAGCGCGCCTTCGACGGCGACAAGGGGCCGAACACCGGCGGCATGGGGGCCTACACACCCGCGCCCGTGATGACTCCGGCGATGGAAGCCAAGGTCATGGCCGAGATGATCGAGCCGACCATCCGCACGCTCGCCGCGCGCGGCACGCCCTTCACCGGCATCCTCTTTGCCGGCCTGATGATCTCGCCCGAGGGGCCGAAGCTGATCGAGTACAACGTCCGCTTCGGCGACCCGGAGACCGAAGTCCTGCTGCCGCTGATGGAAAGCGACCTTCTCGACCTCATGCTGGCGGCAAGCGAAGGCAAGCTTTCGGGACGCGAGGCCCGTTTTGCCGACAAGACGGCGCTGACCGTCGTGATGGCGACCAAGGGCTATCCGGGCAGCTATCCGAAGGGTTCCGTCATCGGCGGTCTCGACGAGGCGGCCAAGGTCGATGGCGTCACGGTCTTCCATGCCGGCACGGCCGAGAAAGACGGTGCCATCGTCGCCAACGGCGGGCGCGTCCTCACCGTCACGGCAATCGGCGACAGCGTGGCGGAGGCGCGCGAGAGGGCCTATGCCGCGATCGACCGGATCGACTGGCCGGAAGGCTTCTGCCGCAAGGACATCGCCTGGCGGGCACTGTAA
- the ubiA gene encoding 4-hydroxybenzoate octaprenyltransferase codes for MSNSSDNHTVADARPGNWVDRHAPPALRPYAQLARFDRPIGWWLLMWPCWWSAALVAGATGAPWPNPWHLALFMIGSIVMRGAGCTWNDITDRDIDAKVERTRSRPIPAGRVGVRQAVAFMVFLGLVGLLVLVQFNAFTIVLGIASLLVVVVYPFMKRLTGHPQIVLGLAFSWGALVGWSATTGSLEVAPLVFFIGCVFWVVGYDTIYAHQDREDDALIGLGSTALTYGEKTKPFLAGCFMATLLLFVIAFVAAGAGLIAFVGLAGFALQLAWQVTRLDINDGALCLRIFKSNSKAGWILFVGLTADTLLRSAIQTF; via the coding sequence ATGAGCAACTCGTCCGACAACCATACCGTCGCGGATGCTCGGCCCGGCAACTGGGTCGACCGCCATGCCCCGCCGGCACTCAGGCCCTACGCGCAGCTTGCGCGCTTCGACCGGCCCATCGGCTGGTGGCTGCTGATGTGGCCGTGCTGGTGGTCGGCAGCGCTTGTCGCTGGTGCGACGGGGGCGCCGTGGCCGAACCCTTGGCATCTCGCGCTCTTCATGATCGGATCGATCGTCATGCGCGGGGCGGGCTGCACCTGGAACGACATCACCGACCGCGACATCGACGCAAAGGTCGAGCGTACGCGCTCGCGGCCGATCCCGGCCGGCCGGGTTGGCGTCCGGCAGGCCGTGGCCTTCATGGTCTTCCTCGGGCTGGTCGGGCTTCTGGTTCTCGTCCAGTTCAACGCCTTCACCATCGTGCTCGGCATCGCCTCGCTGCTGGTGGTTGTCGTCTATCCCTTCATGAAGCGGCTGACGGGACATCCGCAGATCGTGCTTGGCCTCGCCTTCTCGTGGGGCGCGCTGGTCGGCTGGTCGGCGACGACGGGGTCGCTGGAGGTCGCGCCCCTTGTCTTCTTCATCGGCTGCGTTTTCTGGGTGGTGGGCTACGACACGATCTACGCCCATCAGGACCGCGAGGACGACGCTCTGATCGGCCTCGGATCCACGGCTCTGACCTATGGCGAGAAGACGAAGCCGTTTCTGGCGGGCTGCTTCATGGCGACGCTGCTGCTCTTCGTCATCGCCTTTGTGGCGGCGGGCGCGGGCCTCATCGCCTTTGTCGGCCTGGCCGGCTTCGCGCTTCAGCTTGCCTGGCAGGTGACGCGCCTCGACATCAACGACGGCGCGCTTTGCCTCAGGATTTTCAAGTCCAACAGCAAGGCCGGCTGGATTCTCTTCGTCGGCCTCACCGCCGACACGCTGCTGCGCAGCGCGATCCAGACGTTCTGA
- a CDS encoding DUF6101 family protein gives MTGARSSALLDQYPNPRALPARFRPESESENGQSSGMVYVDGERVVIQRQLSGLPLTVAMHVSHFQGIAVSIVAEDSGRLKAIVELAHRDPDLTIPLMVSYDMEEVSDAWEAWADVLGLPMLLRESDGQLRPVEEQAEVRTGRPLPRRQHTGSDRQRPRFLVRRKAGHSRPMPVIEGTEIIARN, from the coding sequence ATGACGGGAGCCAGATCGTCGGCCCTTCTCGATCAGTATCCGAACCCGAGGGCGCTTCCGGCACGTTTCCGGCCGGAGAGCGAATCCGAGAACGGCCAGTCTTCCGGCATGGTCTATGTCGACGGCGAACGCGTCGTCATCCAGCGGCAGCTTTCCGGCCTGCCGCTCACGGTCGCCATGCACGTTTCCCATTTCCAGGGTATTGCGGTCAGCATCGTTGCTGAAGACAGCGGCCGCCTCAAGGCCATTGTCGAGCTTGCGCACCGCGACCCCGATCTCACCATCCCGCTGATGGTCTCCTACGACATGGAAGAGGTCAGCGATGCGTGGGAGGCCTGGGCCGACGTGCTCGGCCTGCCGATGCTGCTGCGCGAAAGCGACGGCCAGCTACGCCCCGTGGAGGAACAGGCCGAGGTCCGGACAGGGCGACCCCTGCCGCGCCGTCAGCATACCGGCAGCGATCGCCAGCGTCCGCGTTTCCTGGTCCGCCGCAAGGCCGGCCACTCCCGGCCTATGCCCGTGATCGAGGGCACCGAGATCATCGCCCGGAACTGA
- a CDS encoding TldD/PmbA family protein: MSDQPEVTALQEAAARLVEAARAAGADAADAVAVKGASQSVEVRLGSLEDSTRSEAEDFGLRVFVGNRVATVSANTLAGLSGLAERAVAMAKVAPPDPWAGLADPNRLTAERPDFDLFDGSAPDAERLLQEATATEDAARAVEGVTNSGGASAYWSHTAVALVTSGGFSGGYRVSRHGRSVSAIAGSGIGMQRDYDASGRNHLADLDPLEKIGRTAGERVVRRLNPRQVKTCTATVVFDPRVATGLLGALAGAINGAAIARGTSFLKSKLGQKVFASGIRVTDDPHRRRGPASRPFDGEGVGADPIDIISDGVLTTWLLDSASARELGLETNGRAARGGGSPGPSSTNLLLHPGEMTQEELLKSVGTGFYVTEFIGHGVNGITGDYSRGAAGYWIENGELTYPVSEVTVAGNLVDMFARMVPANDIEYRSAYVAPTVAIEGLTVAGS, translated from the coding sequence ATGAGCGACCAACCCGAAGTCACGGCACTCCAGGAAGCGGCTGCGCGCCTTGTCGAGGCCGCGCGCGCTGCGGGCGCGGACGCTGCCGATGCGGTTGCCGTCAAGGGCGCCTCGCAGTCGGTCGAGGTGAGGCTCGGCAGTCTGGAGGATTCGACCCGTTCGGAGGCCGAGGATTTCGGTCTCAGGGTCTTCGTCGGAAATCGCGTGGCGACGGTCTCCGCCAACACGCTGGCGGGCCTGTCGGGCCTTGCCGAGCGGGCCGTGGCGATGGCGAAGGTTGCTCCGCCCGATCCCTGGGCCGGCCTTGCCGATCCGAACCGTCTCACCGCGGAACGGCCGGACTTCGATCTCTTCGACGGTAGCGCGCCGGACGCTGAACGTCTGCTTCAGGAAGCAACGGCGACCGAGGATGCCGCGCGGGCTGTGGAGGGCGTCACGAATTCCGGCGGAGCCTCGGCCTATTGGAGCCACACCGCCGTGGCGCTTGTGACCTCGGGCGGCTTCAGCGGCGGCTATCGGGTCTCGCGGCACGGGCGCTCCGTTTCGGCGATTGCCGGCAGCGGCATTGGCATGCAGCGCGACTACGACGCCAGCGGCCGCAACCATCTCGCCGATCTCGATCCGCTTGAAAAGATCGGCCGCACCGCCGGAGAGCGCGTCGTCAGGCGCCTCAATCCGCGTCAGGTGAAGACCTGCACGGCGACCGTCGTCTTCGACCCGCGTGTTGCCACCGGCCTGCTCGGTGCGCTCGCGGGCGCGATCAACGGCGCGGCGATCGCCCGCGGCACGAGTTTCCTGAAGTCGAAGCTCGGCCAAAAGGTCTTCGCCTCCGGCATCCGCGTCACCGACGATCCGCACCGCCGGCGCGGTCCCGCCTCGCGTCCCTTCGACGGGGAGGGGGTCGGCGCCGATCCGATCGACATCATTTCCGACGGCGTGCTGACGACCTGGCTGCTCGACAGCGCCAGCGCCCGGGAACTCGGCCTTGAGACCAACGGCCGCGCGGCGCGCGGCGGCGGCTCGCCGGGACCTTCGTCCACCAACCTGTTGCTTCATCCGGGCGAGATGACCCAGGAGGAACTGCTGAAGAGCGTCGGCACCGGGTTCTACGTCACCGAGTTCATCGGCCATGGCGTCAACGGCATCACCGGCGACTACAGCCGGGGCGCCGCGGGCTACTGGATCGAGAACGGCGAACTCACCTATCCGGTCAGCGAAGTCACGGTGGCCGGCAATCTTGTGGATATGTTCGCGCGCATGGTGCCGGCCAACGATATCGAATATCGTTCGGCCTATGTCGCTCCCACGGTCGCCATTGAAGGACTGACTGTTGCAGGCAGTTGA
- a CDS encoding 3'(2'),5'-bisphosphate nucleotidase CysQ, translating into MQAVDISQQARELDFLSGVARSAGSLALNYFRHDPQVWRKENDSPVSEADLAVDRFLKEKLLDWQPDYGWLSEETEDDDARMERDRVFVVDPIDGTRGFLAGSDEWTISVAIVEAGRPVLGVLYRPVTGTLYSAGLGLGARRDGRIIQISGRETLSGAAVAGPPAMLRRISGHLSGMNESSVTTRYISSLALRIALVATGDLDMAVAKKNAHDWDVAAADLIIAEAGGTLIDETGQELVYNRPQTVHPALVAATRPVAALVWPLVQRESTGENSPAY; encoded by the coding sequence TTGCAGGCAGTTGATATCAGCCAACAGGCTCGCGAACTCGATTTCCTCTCCGGCGTCGCCCGCTCGGCGGGCTCGCTGGCGCTCAATTATTTCCGGCACGACCCGCAGGTCTGGCGCAAGGAAAACGATTCGCCGGTGAGCGAGGCCGATCTGGCCGTCGACCGTTTCCTCAAGGAAAAGCTCCTCGACTGGCAGCCGGATTACGGCTGGCTGTCGGAGGAGACCGAGGACGACGACGCCCGCATGGAGCGCGACCGCGTTTTCGTGGTCGATCCAATCGACGGCACGCGCGGCTTCCTGGCCGGCAGCGATGAATGGACCATCTCGGTGGCGATCGTCGAGGCCGGACGCCCGGTTCTCGGCGTCCTTTACCGCCCGGTCACCGGCACGCTCTATTCGGCCGGCCTTGGCCTCGGCGCCCGGCGCGACGGGCGCATCATTCAGATCAGCGGCCGCGAGACGCTGTCGGGTGCGGCCGTGGCCGGGCCTCCGGCGATGCTGCGCCGCATCTCCGGTCATCTGTCCGGCATGAACGAGTCTTCCGTCACCACGCGCTATATCTCGTCGCTTGCGCTGCGCATCGCCCTGGTGGCAACCGGCGATCTCGACATGGCGGTTGCCAAGAAGAACGCCCACGACTGGGACGTCGCCGCCGCCGACCTCATCATCGCCGAAGCCGGCGGCACGCTGATCGACGAGACGGGACAGGAACTCGTCTACAATCGCCCGCAGACGGTTCATCCGGCGCTGGTTGCGGCGACACGTCCCGTTGCGGCCCTCGTCTGGCCCCTTGTGCAGCGCGAAAGCACCGGCGAAAATAGCCCCGCCTATTGA
- a CDS encoding DUF4170 domain-containing protein produces MTKTMTPDKQLLHLVFGGELTSIEGVEFSDLSGLDIVGIYPNYAAAYNAWKAKAQATVDNAHMRYFIVHLHRLLDPELA; encoded by the coding sequence ATGACCAAGACGATGACCCCAGACAAGCAACTCCTGCATCTGGTCTTTGGCGGCGAACTGACGTCCATTGAAGGTGTGGAGTTCTCCGACCTTTCCGGCCTCGATATCGTCGGCATCTATCCAAACTACGCGGCCGCCTACAACGCCTGGAAGGCCAAGGCCCAGGCGACGGTCGACAACGCCCACATGCGCTATTTCATTGTCCACCTGCACCGGCTTCTCGATCCCGAACTGGCCTGA
- a CDS encoding ABC transporter ATP-binding protein, which yields MAVAAGWQDGGTGQDGKEIVRRIVRRYLRPRWKLIAASILSMVLVAGTTGALPFLLQAAADQIFVGKDERLLWSLPVAIVIVMGLRAVVEYFGRILEARISNGVVAEIRKELFERLVGADLGFLQRSHSAAFVSVFSNDTQIVNNAAAQTLSALIKNALQAFALIIAMMWMDPKLGTLVLIALPVTVFLMSKQRRKMRSSVTRTLRGAGDLAALVSQTLTGIRVVKAYDQERAETLRASAVIDRTYEATMQTAQARAATGPVTEGLSGIGFAAAVFYGGWQGIYGTLTLGSFMGFMAAAMLVYQPLRQIATLQNALMEGMVAARRVFAILDEPRHIVDAPDARDLEVRGAHIRFEDVVFSYDGANPVISGVTVDIPAGHKVALVGPSGAGKSTFLNLVLRFYDPDRGRVLIDGQDLRQTKLASVRRASALLTQDPVLFDDTVASNIAYGSAAASEEDIAAAARAADAETFILELPGRYQSQVGEAGGQLSGGQKQRIAIARAMLRDAPILLLDEPTSALDAKAEARIQSSLETLFEGRTVLMIAHRLSTVKKADLILVFDHGRIVEKGTHDELVAAGGLYETLHRTQLSGAPEDEAAA from the coding sequence ATGGCTGTTGCAGCCGGCTGGCAGGACGGGGGCACGGGCCAGGACGGCAAGGAGATCGTTCGCCGGATCGTGCGGCGCTATCTGAGGCCGCGCTGGAAGCTGATCGCGGCCTCCATCCTGTCGATGGTGCTCGTCGCCGGAACGACCGGCGCGCTGCCGTTTCTCCTGCAGGCCGCCGCCGACCAGATCTTCGTCGGCAAGGACGAACGGCTGCTCTGGTCCCTGCCGGTCGCGATCGTGATCGTGATGGGCCTGAGGGCGGTCGTTGAGTATTTCGGCCGCATCCTCGAAGCCCGCATCAGCAACGGCGTTGTCGCCGAAATCCGCAAGGAACTCTTCGAGCGTCTGGTCGGCGCCGACCTCGGTTTCCTCCAGCGCAGCCATTCCGCCGCCTTCGTGTCGGTCTTTTCCAACGACACCCAGATCGTCAACAATGCCGCGGCCCAGACCCTGAGCGCGCTGATCAAGAACGCCTTGCAGGCGTTCGCCCTCATCATCGCCATGATGTGGATGGACCCGAAACTCGGCACGCTGGTGCTGATCGCACTGCCCGTCACCGTCTTCCTGATGAGCAAGCAACGTCGCAAGATGCGCTCCTCGGTGACGCGGACCTTGCGCGGCGCCGGCGACCTTGCCGCTCTCGTCTCCCAGACGCTGACCGGCATTCGCGTCGTCAAGGCCTACGATCAGGAGCGGGCCGAGACCCTTCGCGCCAGCGCCGTCATCGACCGGACCTACGAGGCGACCATGCAGACGGCGCAGGCGCGCGCGGCGACCGGTCCCGTCACGGAAGGTCTTTCGGGCATCGGCTTTGCCGCCGCGGTCTTCTACGGCGGCTGGCAGGGCATCTACGGCACGCTGACCCTTGGCTCCTTCATGGGCTTCATGGCGGCCGCGATGCTCGTCTACCAGCCGCTCAGGCAGATCGCGACGCTCCAGAACGCGCTGATGGAGGGTATGGTCGCCGCCCGCCGCGTCTTCGCCATTCTCGACGAGCCGCGTCATATCGTCGACGCGCCGGATGCCCGTGATCTCGAGGTCAGGGGCGCGCATATCCGCTTCGAGGACGTCGTCTTTTCCTATGACGGCGCGAACCCCGTCATTTCTGGGGTGACGGTCGACATTCCCGCCGGCCACAAGGTGGCGCTTGTCGGTCCTTCGGGCGCGGGCAAGTCGACCTTTCTCAACCTCGTTCTGCGCTTCTACGATCCCGATCGCGGCCGCGTCCTGATCGACGGCCAGGACCTGCGGCAGACGAAGCTTGCCTCCGTCCGGCGGGCCTCGGCGCTGCTGACCCAGGACCCCGTGCTCTTCGACGATACGGTCGCCTCCAATATTGCCTATGGCAGCGCCGCAGCCAGCGAGGAAGACATCGCCGCCGCCGCGCGCGCCGCGGACGCGGAGACCTTCATCCTTGAGCTTCCCGGGCGCTACCAGAGCCAGGTCGGCGAAGCCGGGGGGCAGCTTTCCGGTGGCCAGAAGCAGCGCATTGCCATCGCCCGTGCGATGCTGCGCGACGCGCCCATTCTTCTTCTCGACGAACCGACGAGTGCCCTCGACGCCAAGGCGGAGGCGCGCATCCAGTCCTCGCTCGAAACGCTCTTCGAGGGTCGCACGGTGCTGATGATCGCCCACCGCCTGTCGACGGTGAAAAAGGCCGATCTCATTCTCGTCTTCGATCATGGCCGGATCGTCGAAAAGGGCACGCACGACGAACTGGTCGCCGCCGGCGGCCTCTACGAGACCCTGCACAGGACACAGCTTTCCGGTGCGCCGGAGGACGAGGCCGCGGCCTGA
- a CDS encoding lysophospholipid acyltransferase family protein yields MITALWHGQHFMVPLIKPKGQPFAVLMAAHADAEMNAIAIERLGLQTIRASGAQKPSEIRRKKGMVGFLQMLKALKNGTSIAMTADVPKGPAKKAGRGIVMLARHSGRPIMPLAYASSRRWNVNSWDSASFNLPFSRAAVVTSDLIYVPPETTDEEIDAYCARLTESLNEATRKAYAIVDRTE; encoded by the coding sequence GTGATCACCGCGCTTTGGCATGGGCAGCATTTCATGGTGCCGCTGATCAAGCCGAAGGGACAGCCCTTCGCCGTGCTGATGGCGGCGCATGCGGACGCGGAGATGAACGCCATTGCGATCGAAAGACTGGGACTCCAGACGATTCGCGCTTCGGGCGCCCAGAAACCGTCGGAAATTCGACGCAAGAAAGGGATGGTTGGCTTCCTGCAGATGCTGAAGGCACTCAAGAATGGCACGTCGATTGCGATGACGGCGGATGTCCCCAAGGGGCCGGCCAAGAAAGCCGGGCGCGGCATCGTCATGCTGGCGCGCCATTCTGGACGACCGATCATGCCGCTTGCCTATGCATCGAGCCGCCGCTGGAACGTCAACAGTTGGGATTCGGCTTCGTTCAACCTTCCCTTCAGCCGGGCCGCTGTGGTGACGAGCGACCTGATCTACGTGCCGCCGGAGACGACGGACGAGGAAATCGACGCCTATTGCGCCCGGCTGACCGAAAGCCTCAACGAGGCGACCAGAAAGGCCTATGCCATCGTGGACCGGACTGAATGA